The sequence below is a genomic window from Lolium perenne isolate Kyuss_39 chromosome 7, Kyuss_2.0, whole genome shotgun sequence.
CATGTCcgcaccaagttcctctctcacaACAACACAAGCAAGTTCTCGATAAGTTATAGACCAGCCAACTCTCTATAAGTTGCAGACTGGCCAGCTCATCTCCAGGCTCGTCCTTGCTCATGCGCCACCGCCTGATCCTCCTACTACCCAAATGCCGTCTGCTGGCAGGTTCCTGGATTAGAGTGGTGCCACTGACCAAATACCATATGCCGAGCCGCTTGGCATCCGTTCTCTATCAGCCACAGCAGCTACATGCAAACGTCAAAGGAATGAATGCACAAGGAATACATAAGAAAAAGGAATCCTAATTCAGAAGGTAATGCCTGGATGGCTGTTTTAAACCATCTTGTGGTGATTTCCCTGTACAACACAATCTGCACGCACAGAATCCTTTTCTTTGCAGAGAAAGACCATGTGGCGGTGGACCAGAGCCGTGCCCCGTCATCCTCAACACGTCAACCTCCCAAGCACTAGACCAACCCTGCAAATAACAAAGAGGAAGTTATAGGTACAGGTAGTAGGGCAAAGGGCTACAGTAATGTGATCAAGTAGCTTAAGCGAAAAAGCTGAAACTGTTTTCTCCAACATGTACAGCCAGTACATGAATAATCTAAAACAAATGGCAGCGTAACAAATACAATGTGGCTAATTTCCAGCATACCAAACTAGTCACGTCATCACTCCTCAATCATGTAGTACAAAATTAACACAACAATCTGAACCATCAAGGAAACTAATCTCCAGGAGTAGCGCGATACATAAAGGAGGTCCATTGCTAGCTAACTGGTGTTTTCATACACGGATAGCAGATGTCCAGATACTATCTATCAGTAACCAAATGAAAAGAAGTTCACTTCCAAGACAACATAAAATTAAGAAACTACTATGATTATGTACTGACCCACACGGCATGGCAGCACAGTGCATCTACATGCAAACaagtattctcaaaaaatgtggcACCTATGTGGAATTACTTTGCATGTAAACATCATGGTTTGTTCTCTATCGGGAAACTAAATCTGGGTAAATTTCCCTTTTAGAAACCAAATCTTGGTAAATTTCATCGAGTCAAAACCCGACAACCAGGGTCTTCACCAACCAACATGAAAAGGCAAATCTGGCTTTTGTCCAACAAAGAGAGAACGAAACTTGGCCAGGTACTAATAAAGTACGTCTATAGTCACTGACAAACCCCATGAAAGTAGTAGCAACACGGAAGCGCATATCAAGTTAGTGAACTATTTGAAGTCACatgaaacaatgcaaacaaaaaaattacacaTAATCATTTGGTTGTCCAGGCTATAGATTATCAGAACACAACCTGTCCAGAAGCGCCATAAACAGATAACCATGCAGAACATTATTGGCTAACAATGGTATACGACAAACTTCAACAGCCAGGTATACTATCGGCGCACTATGTGTATGCAAAGGCAAAAATGTAAGTAAAAGTTCACGCATCATGCTTCTTCATCAAAAAAAGCTCTTTCTTGCAAGATGTACAGGCTAATGAAAATCAGGAGCATCCTTCAAAGAGAATAACACAGCAAGCAATTTTTACTTGTGCTGTAACTTGTAATTCTCGCTGCTGCATATATTAATGCATACTTCTGCAACCCTTATGCAATCATCCAATCTCAAGCAGATCAACCTCACAATCCAAAACTTAAAACCAGATGCACTACATATTTCAATACCTCAGCATAAATACACTCGATTTCTTGAATGCATCACTGTGCATATGGTTGTTCCATTCTAAATCAGGAACTTGAAAAAACCCTAAAGTCGGAgctaagaagaggaagaggagggatTTTACCTTCGAGAAGGACAACATCAGAGGGGTGGACACCATTGCCATTGCCGCTGCCGCAGGAATTCTCGACACACCAAGGACCGGAATCCACTTCTTGATATACCCAAGGACCGGGCATATAAACATCAACTTTGCACCTGACATGTAAAATCAAATAGATTAAAGTATACCAATCTATGAAAGCTCCAGCAATTTCATTCATTTAATCAACAGGGCAAGATGTTGCATTCCATGACTCAAGTGATATAGTAGAGGCAATATTATTGCATCTTAGTCTGATGCAAAACAGAAATCACAAAACTAACAGTATTTGATCTATCAAAATCAACCAGTCAATAGTGTTTCAGACAAACCAACTACCCATAGACATTTTCTGTATTGTGTCATcagctagtctactacttgtttaATAAGATCAACCACATGTCCCTATTTTCTACAGTAGCACCCTTTCTACTTATAAGAGATAAATTCTATACTCCTTGTGGTATTGCTTCTCTAGCAACTATGTCTGAAAGCATCATCTCGAAACTTGATGAAATGGTTAGAACAACCTTACTTAAAACCTTGGACATAAGTATGTGGCGAAACATAGATGAAGAAACAATATCTTGTTTAACCTGAACATTAGCAAACATATAGATAGGTTGTCTACAGGACATTGGGTACCAAATTGATTAAATGGTTTCAGGAATAAACAAAAACATACATTTCTAATTTTTTATTGTAGCTACTACCAACAGCATCAGTTCATTGTAATCCCCAAACTGAATAAGCATCCTATGCCAGCATTCATAAAATGCATTTGACATCCCGCACAACTAGGATCGAAGCAGATGCACTCAAAATATCTATGTTTCAGCTAAATACAGACCACATTTCAATGTCTCCTAGAAGAGGAGTAGAACAGAGAAGATAGGAGGTTCTCGAGCACACACCGATGCCAGGGCTGGAGCAGCGGAGGACAAGCAAAAATGCATTGTTGTAGAAGAGCACGGAAGTGTACCTGACGCTGGCCGTTGCAAGTAGTCCATGTAGAAGTACCAGACTGCTCACCTAATTATTGTGGCCACACTTCTTCTCGCGACAGTTGACAACCCTCGGATGGCAGACGTGCATAGCACCTGAATTGAAGAGAAAATTAGAACGAAATAGGTAATGCAATTTGGGGTTAAATAGTACTAATTAGAAGATTGGCCGGGTCAGATAGAATAAATGCCTCAAAATGTTTTAGCTCATAAGGTGACCTCATACATCTAATTGGTTAATCATTCCAGCCAATCCATTATGATTCAAAAATATACAACACCATAACTAACTACATGCAACTTGAAGAAACAAAGAACGGATCAGCTACTGACAGTAGAGAAATGTATGTGAAGTGTGTGCTTAGAGATATGGTCACTGAACATATCCTCTGCAAATGAAGGAAGATTGGCTTGGTCAGACAGAATATATGCCTCAGAAGGTTTCAGCTCACAAGGTGACTTCGTACATCTAATTGGTTCATCATTCCAGCCAAGCAACGATGTTCCAAAACTACACTCACAAAAATAACTACATGCAAATAGGAGGAAACAGGCCAAGATCGGCTAGCGACAGTAGGTAAATGTATATATGGAAATGTGTATCTTGGTAATGTTGTCAGTGAACATAACAACAGCAAAAACAGGCAACCACCACTTCTAGAGATTTGTGATGTAGCAGATTGTTCAAGGCCATCACAGCAGAGTAAATCTGTGTGGCACGGAGAACTGTGTATTGTTATCGCCAACCTTCAATGCAAATAATCACCACTATACCAGAGCACTTAGCTCTGCAAATTGGCTATCCGTTTCCACATAGATGAAAGGATACTAGTTTATGGTTCATTTAATCAACAAAGCAAAAGTTGCACTCCACGATTGAAGTGACACAGATGCAAAAATATTGTTGCATCTACGTCTTATGCAAAACAGCAATCACAAACCTAATATTATTTGATCAAAAAAAAGCCAACAGTATTTCAAACAAGCCAACAAGCCATAGGCATTTTCTGTAATGAGCACGTACATGACAGAATGGAAGAACCAGAGACTCACCAAAACCACGCAGTCAAAGATGAGGCCACCATTGCCACGGTTGCGTAGCGGTAAACTTGCCTCCTTCGCACGGTAGGGAGAGCGGAAGTAGTGAAACTAGTGGAAGCCTGCAAAGGTAGCTCCAAAGTTAACAACAATTCAAACAAAACCGTGTGCCTTATACTCTAAGGGCACTCAGTAAATAATGATGTGGAAATATGAAGTCATTTATCCTCACTAGATCCGTACTCCAACTATATAAGATATAAAAGGTCTCCACATCTAGATGTAAAAGTTTATGCATTCCAACAAGTACGTGGGTTGTTGATGTCTAAAATGGCTGATTATATCAACCAAGATCGGTATGTCACAAATGTTAGCAAACGACATGCAATTTTGCGAGCATGGACCACGAAGTAACTCGTTATCATTCCATTTGACATCTTATCTCCATGGTTACATGAGATAACAGAACTTGATTTGATTATTTGAATGCACAACATGTCCGCGGCTTCAATTATTAAGTTAAGCTAATCTTATAAAATAGAGATATAGAAAAATAGGTCTGATAATCACTTTAAACCAAACAAATTGCTTCCCCATCAGCTAGTCATTAATGATTAATCAACTCTATAACAATTTAACACAACCGATTATAGAAAACTTAGCAGGAAAAAATCTTGACTATTGGTGAGGATGTGCTATTAACTCAGAGAAATATAAATGTTAGGAAAGGCCTAACAAGAATTTTGACACCAGAAATGGATCGGCAGTTCTTGCGCATACATTTTTGGAATATATTCTTGTGCACGATATTTGAAAGTGAACTGAGGACTTGAGGAGTGCATACATATGGGTAACTGACGGTAATTCTGAAAGTGGTGTTTGTGTTCAGTGTAAATGCATGGCTTCCAATCTTCATTTTTACAAGTGTATACCGAATTGCATGCAGTTATAGTTAGCTCCTGCCAAGAGAAAAAATAGTCACGATACACGCAAGTACCTGAACAACCAAGAAAATCACATTTCCAGTTCGATATGAAGAAAACCTATGTATGATGTTTAACTCTGACAAACTTGTTGCCCCCTGTACACTAAATACTCAAGTAGCCCAACGACAAAGAAAATAATGAGAAGAACAAGTTTGGTGGCGACCTTCTGGTACTATGGCGGTCTTTCTCTCGGTGGAGAAGAACCGGAGTCAAGGGGTGGTGGTGACGTGTTGATGGGGGCAAGCCAAGCGTGGGAGGATCAGGTGTGCCCATCAGAAGCAGCACCACCACCGCCAAGAGCCTTCACCATCAGCAACAACTCCGGGTTGCGCGGAGAGGCTCTGTCCGAGACAACCGCCACCAGTGGTAAGCTCATCATTGACCTGAAAATATGTGCAAAATGATCAAGTAGCTGATGCAAGTCTATTTAGGCACAACTAACTAGCTAGCGAACCACATAACGATCCATGGCAGCGAGTCTGTGCAGACGAAATCAACCCGATAGATGAGAAAAGCAACCTTTTTTCTACTAATATTTAATGTATATAACTGTACACCCGTCGAGTTGCAATTAGTATCCAACATGACAATACTGAACAAATTTGGTAGATGCAAAGGAAAAATATCCCAGCAAGCTAACATGCATTACTTAACAAAACATCCATTATGTATTACCAATTACCAAGTTTACATAACAGTATAAATGCAAAATCAGGTTTATTCCCTCGAATTAACATGAATGCATCCATATTTCCTGAGAAAATCATGAATCCTAGCATCAACTACCAAAACATTTTAGACTCAACGTTTTGATCCTCTGTGACGCAAAAGAGGTTATTAGCATAAGAATATTCTGTTCTTATCATCTTATGCTTAAGCCTAAACCAAGGAAAATAAGCAAGCAGTCCTTAAAAATGTCCCCTACTCCTAATCAAACAATCACGATTAAGCAAGCAGACTAATAAGTAATAACAACTAGACAATGCATCTGGTAGAAATTTAAGCAAAACCAGAAACGAAAATTGAGTTAAGCTAGATAGATAGGAGGTACCCCGCACAAAGGCGGGGCACAGAATATCCATGCCTCCAGGCCATGGTACCACAAAGAAGAGGCGGAAGGAGGTAACCTGAAGAGCTCACCGGAGTGGGGTGTCGCCGAGGCTGAatgtcatcaccaccaccgcggcCGCACGGCGGCAAGAGGAAAGGAGGTAGTGGAAGCCGGTTGGAAAGCCGAGCATAGCATCCACCCCACTGGAATCTGTAGCCTGCACACCGATATTGCTTTGAACCTGAAAATACATAGGGTTAAGCACTGCCTATGCATAATTAAGCAAGACACAACTGGGAAAAAGCTTTCTAAAAGTCCACTTGCATTGACAAATGTAGTTCTGTTTTATTAATTAAGTGAGAAAAGACATACATTTAAAGATAGTTGCATTAACAAGTGCTAACCACACAAAGAATGCAACAAAGCTGAGTATGCAGCCACCAAACAAGCAAGAGGGAAACCGAGCTTACATGAATATACAGATATTTTTTATTCCTGGAACTATATACAGTACATCATTGGATTGGGTCATATATAAAAGAGCTACATGATGTAGCTATCTAACAAGTTCTGGATAGATGAAAAGATGGCAAAGCTGACATGAAAACAAGGTCTGGTGCTACAGAAATTATACTAAACATGGTCAGAAGAGAAACACAAAATAGTTTAAACTACGACCACATCAAATACTTCGAGGTCTTCAGATCCACTGGGGAAGGAGGCAACATCTACATTACAGAAGGGAAAGCTTAAACAAGAACATACATTCATTTCTGCATATCGCCTCAAACCGCACATCATAAACAAAAGATTACACACCAATCAACAAGCACCACACACAGATTCAGAGCTCATCAGCAAGTAATAGGAGAAAGAAGATCTGGGTCAGTGAAGTTACCCAGAAGCGCTTGGGAAACTCGGCAATGAGCTTGTCGTGGTGTTGTTCACCTTCTCCTTTTGCTTCACGTTGCTCCAATTCTGCAACCCCAGCCAATACAAACTCCATGAGAAGACAACACTAAGTCAAATCAAAC
It includes:
- the LOC127326670 gene encoding uncharacterized protein; translation: MDYLQRPASGAKLMFICPVLGYIKKWIPVLGVSRIPAAAAMAMVSTPLMLSFSKGWSSAWEVDVLRMTGHGSGPPPHGLSLQRKGFSAVADRERMPSGSAYGIWSVAPL